The following proteins are encoded in a genomic region of Amycolatopsis sulphurea:
- a CDS encoding endonuclease/exonuclease/phosphatase family protein, whose product MTISRRRTGRITPSRRALTSAAALTTAVVAGGLVAPAAFAAPSADAVIAEVYGGGGNAGATLTNDFVELANRGSAPFALDGFSVQYLPGSASASSTWQVTKLGGAVAAGSRYLVAEAKGSGGTVALPTPDATGTIAMSATTGTVALVSGTDALTCKTAADCAADPRVKDLAGFGGAVVREGASAAAPSNTTSIARAASLADTDDNGADFTVGDPTPTNSKGETTGTGPEEPPTAAKIHDIQGTTRISQFKDEKVGDVTGVVTAVRTFGSSRGFWFTDPKPDSDPRTSEGLFVFTGSTTPSVAVGDAVTAQGTVKEYYPDAPSTSNYQSLTELSSAQWTVESHDNPLPSPTVITADQVPDVLAPNAGGNIESLQLEPSKYALDFWESHESEIVSVTDARVVGPSNSYNELYVTTKPKQNPSSRGGTVYLGYDKINTGVLKVQSLIPFDQQPFPKVNTGDVLTGTTSGPVEYSSFGGHTLLASQLGAAKDNHLQKETTRRQRPGELAVATYNVENLSPADSDTKYAQLAQGIVDSLAAPDIVTLEEIQDNTGPANDGVVAADVTLRKFTEAIAAAGGPRYQWREIDPVNDQDGGQPGGNIRVCFLFNPSRVSFVDRPGGGPTTAAGVRTVHGKAHLTQSPGRVDPGNEAWTDSRKPLAGEFVFRGRTVFVLANHFNSKGGDQPTHGRYQPPTRSSEVQRLKQATVVQGFIKQLLTADPRANVVVAGDLNDYQFSPALAKLTAGGTLKDLIATLPPAERYSYVFEGQSQVLDHILTSAAPRGVDYDVVHINAEFADQASDHDPQVVRFRPSNGNPFADQANDFADALDQMAGRVAPRS is encoded by the coding sequence GTGACCATATCCCGTCGTCGTACCGGGAGAATTACTCCCAGCCGAAGAGCACTGACCAGCGCCGCCGCGCTGACCACCGCGGTGGTGGCCGGCGGCCTCGTCGCTCCCGCCGCGTTCGCCGCACCCAGCGCCGACGCGGTCATCGCCGAGGTTTACGGCGGTGGCGGCAATGCCGGTGCCACGCTGACGAACGACTTCGTCGAACTCGCGAACCGTGGGAGCGCACCGTTCGCGCTCGACGGCTTCAGCGTGCAGTACCTGCCCGGCTCGGCCAGTGCGTCGAGCACTTGGCAGGTCACGAAACTCGGCGGCGCGGTCGCGGCAGGCAGCCGCTACCTCGTCGCCGAGGCGAAGGGCAGCGGCGGGACCGTCGCACTGCCGACCCCCGACGCGACCGGGACCATCGCGATGTCCGCGACCACCGGCACCGTCGCCCTCGTCTCCGGAACCGATGCCCTCACCTGCAAGACCGCTGCCGACTGTGCGGCAGATCCGCGGGTCAAGGATCTGGCCGGTTTCGGTGGTGCGGTAGTCCGCGAAGGCGCTTCCGCCGCCGCACCGTCGAACACCACGTCGATCGCGCGCGCCGCTTCGCTGGCCGACACCGACGACAATGGTGCCGATTTCACCGTCGGTGACCCGACGCCCACGAACTCGAAGGGCGAAACGACCGGCACAGGGCCGGAGGAACCGCCGACGGCCGCGAAGATCCACGACATCCAAGGCACCACACGGATTTCCCAGTTCAAGGACGAGAAGGTCGGCGACGTCACTGGTGTCGTGACCGCGGTGCGCACCTTCGGTTCGTCGCGTGGTTTCTGGTTCACCGACCCGAAGCCGGACAGCGATCCGCGTACCAGCGAGGGTTTGTTCGTGTTCACCGGCTCCACCACGCCGTCGGTCGCGGTCGGTGACGCCGTTACCGCGCAGGGCACGGTGAAGGAGTACTACCCGGACGCGCCGTCGACCTCGAACTACCAGTCGCTCACCGAGCTTTCCAGTGCACAGTGGACGGTCGAATCGCACGACAACCCGCTGCCGTCGCCCACCGTGATCACCGCGGACCAGGTGCCGGACGTGCTCGCGCCGAACGCCGGCGGCAACATCGAATCGCTGCAGCTGGAGCCGTCGAAGTACGCGCTGGACTTCTGGGAGTCGCACGAGAGCGAGATCGTCAGCGTCACGGACGCGCGGGTGGTCGGCCCGAGCAACTCCTACAACGAGTTGTACGTGACCACGAAGCCGAAGCAGAACCCGAGTTCGCGCGGCGGCACCGTGTACCTCGGCTACGACAAGATCAACACCGGTGTGCTGAAGGTGCAGTCGCTGATTCCGTTCGACCAGCAGCCGTTCCCGAAGGTCAACACCGGCGACGTCCTCACCGGCACCACCTCCGGCCCGGTGGAGTACAGCAGTTTCGGCGGCCACACGCTGCTCGCTTCGCAGCTCGGTGCGGCGAAGGACAACCACCTGCAGAAGGAGACCACGCGCCGACAGCGGCCGGGTGAGCTCGCCGTGGCGACCTACAACGTGGAGAACCTGTCCCCGGCCGATTCGGACACCAAGTACGCGCAGCTCGCGCAGGGCATTGTGGACAGTCTGGCCGCCCCGGACATCGTTACCCTGGAAGAGATACAGGACAACACCGGGCCGGCGAACGACGGCGTGGTCGCCGCGGACGTCACTCTGCGGAAGTTCACCGAGGCGATCGCCGCCGCGGGCGGGCCGCGTTACCAGTGGCGGGAAATCGACCCGGTGAACGACCAGGACGGCGGCCAGCCCGGCGGGAACATCCGGGTGTGCTTCCTGTTCAACCCGTCCCGAGTGTCCTTCGTGGACCGTCCGGGCGGCGGCCCGACCACCGCGGCCGGTGTGCGGACCGTCCACGGCAAGGCGCACCTGACCCAGTCGCCCGGCCGGGTCGACCCGGGCAACGAGGCGTGGACCGACAGCCGCAAGCCGCTGGCCGGTGAGTTCGTCTTCCGCGGCCGCACCGTGTTCGTGCTCGCCAACCACTTCAACTCCAAGGGCGGCGACCAGCCGACGCACGGCCGTTACCAGCCGCCGACGCGTAGTTCCGAAGTGCAGCGGCTGAAGCAGGCGACTGTTGTGCAGGGCTTCATCAAGCAGCTGCTCACGGCCGACCCGCGGGCCAACGTCGTGGTCGCGGGCGACCTGAACGACTACCAGTTCTCGCCCGCGCTGGCGAAGCTGACGGCTGGCGGGACGCTCAAGGACCTGATCGCCACGTTGCCGCCCGCCGAGCGGTACAGCTACGTGTTCGAGGGTCAATCGCAGGTGCTGGACCACATCCTGACCTCCGCGGCGCCGCGCGGCGTGGACTACGACGTGGTGCACATCAACGCGGAGTTCGCCGATCAGGCCAGCGACCACGATCCGCAGGTGGTGCGGTTCCGGCCGTCGAACGGAAACCCGTTCGCGGACCAGGCCAACGACTTCGCGGACGCCCTGGACCAGATGGCCGGACGGGTCGCGCCACGTAGCTGA
- a CDS encoding CapA family protein: protein MITVVLGGDVNLQGRTEPETALTPLSSLLNDADLRFVNLEGPLSGSSGVDIPHKPNWRHSPPEMITALTAAGIDVVSVANDVTYPPRAALASLAVLDRAGIAHCGAGANFAEAHAPAVVERFGQRIAFLAYTSLCWPVGQEALENSPGVAAAGAYTAYQPDPRVLDIPGRPPIVRTTPVPEDLTRLVSDVRRARTTADHVIVSMHWGLPGDHLAEYQVSYAHAIIDAGADLIAGHGSHTVQAVEVYRGRPILYGLGNLVFDWPAMRGRHLDGLLAGFALDERPRLELIPIRRDEHNECSPLTGDEASAALHRLGTLSARRGTRITIGDGIGAVEGLGAEQPSAARLPVTRTADLP from the coding sequence ATGATCACAGTCGTGCTCGGCGGCGACGTGAATCTGCAGGGCAGAACCGAGCCGGAAACCGCCCTCACCCCGCTTTCCTCGCTGTTGAACGACGCCGACCTGCGGTTTGTGAACCTCGAAGGCCCGCTTTCCGGATCTTCGGGGGTGGATATTCCGCACAAGCCGAACTGGCGGCATTCTCCCCCGGAAATGATCACTGCGCTGACTGCGGCCGGAATCGACGTGGTTTCGGTGGCGAATGACGTCACCTATCCGCCACGCGCCGCATTGGCGAGCCTGGCCGTGCTGGACCGCGCGGGTATCGCGCACTGTGGCGCGGGAGCGAACTTCGCCGAGGCACACGCGCCCGCCGTAGTCGAACGGTTCGGACAACGCATCGCGTTCCTCGCGTACACGTCGTTGTGCTGGCCGGTAGGCCAGGAAGCACTGGAGAACTCGCCCGGCGTCGCCGCAGCCGGCGCGTACACCGCGTACCAGCCCGACCCCCGCGTACTCGACATCCCCGGCCGCCCACCAATCGTCCGAACCACACCGGTGCCGGAGGATCTGACGCGCCTCGTCAGCGACGTACGCCGCGCGCGGACCACCGCCGACCACGTCATCGTGTCGATGCACTGGGGGTTGCCCGGCGACCACCTGGCCGAGTACCAGGTCAGCTACGCGCACGCGATCATCGACGCGGGCGCCGACCTGATAGCTGGCCACGGATCGCACACCGTCCAGGCGGTCGAGGTGTACCGCGGCCGGCCGATCCTCTACGGCTTGGGCAACCTCGTGTTCGACTGGCCGGCGATGCGCGGCAGGCACCTCGACGGCCTGCTCGCCGGTTTCGCTCTCGACGAACGTCCGCGGCTCGAACTCATCCCGATCCGCCGCGACGAGCACAACGAGTGCTCGCCGCTGACCGGCGACGAGGCCTCGGCCGCGCTGCACCGGCTCGGCACGCTGTCCGCCCGCAGGGGCACCCGGATCACGATCGGCGACGGAATCGGCGCAGTCGAAGGGCTCGGCGCGGAGCAGCCGTCCGCGGCCCGCCTGCCT